One Desmodus rotundus isolate HL8 chromosome 4, HLdesRot8A.1, whole genome shotgun sequence DNA segment encodes these proteins:
- the VSIR gene encoding V-type immunoglobulin domain-containing suppressor of T-cell activation isoform X2, with translation MGFPPVPEASGQRWGPVLLAFFLAASQGLVTAFKVATPYSLYVCPEGQNVTLTCRILGPTAKGHDVAFYKTWFRSLRGEVQACSSRRPIRNLTFQNLHLHHGSHQAANTSQDLARHHGLESISDHHGNFSITMLNLTLLDSGLYCCLVVEIKHHHSEQRAHGAMELQVQRGEEAPSKCITYPASPRESESAQELVRMDSGNAQGLDNPGYEVSPSPHGMPEAKPRPPLSYVAQRQPSESGRHLLSEPSTPLSPPGPGDVFFPSLDPVPDSPNSEAI, from the exons GTCTGGTGACAGCCTTCAAGGTCGCCACGCCGTATTCCTTGTATGTGTGTCCTGAGGGCCAGAACGTCACCCTCACCTGCAGAATCTTGGGCCCCACAGCCAAAGGGCACGACGTGGCCTTCTACAAGACGTGGTTTCGCAGCCTACGGGGCGAGGTGCAGGCCTGTTCCAGTCGGCGGCCTATCCGCAACCTCACGTTCCAGAACCTTCACCTGCACCACGGCAGCCACCAGGCCGCCAACACCAGCCAGGATCTGGCCCGCCACCATGGTTTAGAGTCCATCTCTGACCACCACGGCAACTTCTCCATCACCATGCTTAACCTGACCCTGCTGGACAGCGGCCTGTACTGCTGCCTCGTGGTGGAGATCAAGCACCACCACTCGGAGCAGAGGGCCCATGGTGCCATGGAGCTGCAGGTGCAGAGAG GCGAAGAGGCGCCATCCAAGTGCATCACATACCCAGCCTCCCCCAGGGAGAGTGAAA GTGCCCAGGAGCTGGTGCGGATGGACAG TGGCAACGCTCAAGGACTTGACAACCCTGGCTATGAggtctctccttccccccacGGGATGCCGGAGGCCAAGCCCAGGCCCCCACTGTCCTACGTGGCACAGCGGCAGCCTTCTGAGTCTGGGCGGCACCTGCTCTCTGAGCCCAGCACTCCTCTGTCTCCGCCAGGCCCCGGGGATGTCTTCTTCCCATCCCTAG aCCCTGTTCCTGACTCCCCAAACTCTGAGGCCATCTAG
- the VSIR gene encoding V-type immunoglobulin domain-containing suppressor of T-cell activation isoform X1 encodes MGFPPVPEASGQRWGPVLLAFFLAASQGLVTAFKVATPYSLYVCPEGQNVTLTCRILGPTAKGHDVAFYKTWFRSLRGEVQACSSRRPIRNLTFQNLHLHHGSHQAANTSQDLARHHGLESISDHHGNFSITMLNLTLLDSGLYCCLVVEIKHHHSEQRAHGAMELQVQRGEEAPSKCITYPASPRESESITAAALATGACIVGILCLPLILLLVYKQRQVASNRRAQELVRMDSGNAQGLDNPGYEVSPSPHGMPEAKPRPPLSYVAQRQPSESGRHLLSEPSTPLSPPGPGDVFFPSLDPVPDSPNSEAI; translated from the exons GTCTGGTGACAGCCTTCAAGGTCGCCACGCCGTATTCCTTGTATGTGTGTCCTGAGGGCCAGAACGTCACCCTCACCTGCAGAATCTTGGGCCCCACAGCCAAAGGGCACGACGTGGCCTTCTACAAGACGTGGTTTCGCAGCCTACGGGGCGAGGTGCAGGCCTGTTCCAGTCGGCGGCCTATCCGCAACCTCACGTTCCAGAACCTTCACCTGCACCACGGCAGCCACCAGGCCGCCAACACCAGCCAGGATCTGGCCCGCCACCATGGTTTAGAGTCCATCTCTGACCACCACGGCAACTTCTCCATCACCATGCTTAACCTGACCCTGCTGGACAGCGGCCTGTACTGCTGCCTCGTGGTGGAGATCAAGCACCACCACTCGGAGCAGAGGGCCCATGGTGCCATGGAGCTGCAGGTGCAGAGAG GCGAAGAGGCGCCATCCAAGTGCATCACATACCCAGCCTCCCCCAGGGAGAGTGAAA GCATCACAGCTGCCGCCCTGGCTACGGGTGCCTGTATTGTGGGcatcctctgccttcccctcatTCTGCTTCTGGTCTACAAGCAAAGGCAGGTGGCCTCCAACCGCC GTGCCCAGGAGCTGGTGCGGATGGACAG TGGCAACGCTCAAGGACTTGACAACCCTGGCTATGAggtctctccttccccccacGGGATGCCGGAGGCCAAGCCCAGGCCCCCACTGTCCTACGTGGCACAGCGGCAGCCTTCTGAGTCTGGGCGGCACCTGCTCTCTGAGCCCAGCACTCCTCTGTCTCCGCCAGGCCCCGGGGATGTCTTCTTCCCATCCCTAG aCCCTGTTCCTGACTCCCCAAACTCTGAGGCCATCTAG